In a single window of the Sphingosinicella microcystinivorans genome:
- a CDS encoding glutathione S-transferase family protein translates to MLQLYGHPFSSYTWKVQIALLEKDIPYAFRVLDAEHADNVDALRGHWPPGKFPVLVDGDRPVIESSIIIEYLDLHCPGSRRLVPEAPEAALAARFLDRVFDNHVMGPMQAVVGEYLVDAQAPDRSRIDRACAALDTIYAWLDEKLGDGGWACGADFTIADCAAAPALFYADWVRPIDPVHVRLKAYRARLLARPSVARCVEGARPYRAFFPPGAPDRD, encoded by the coding sequence ATGCTCCAGCTCTACGGCCACCCCTTTTCCTCCTACACGTGGAAGGTGCAGATCGCGCTCCTTGAAAAGGACATTCCCTACGCGTTTCGCGTCCTCGATGCGGAGCACGCGGACAATGTCGACGCGCTGCGCGGCCACTGGCCGCCCGGCAAGTTCCCCGTGCTCGTCGACGGCGACCGCCCGGTGATCGAATCCTCGATCATCATCGAATATCTGGACCTGCATTGTCCCGGATCGCGCCGCCTCGTGCCGGAGGCGCCGGAGGCCGCGCTCGCGGCGCGGTTTCTCGATCGGGTCTTCGACAACCACGTGATGGGCCCCATGCAGGCCGTCGTGGGCGAATATCTCGTCGACGCGCAGGCGCCGGACAGGTCGCGGATCGACCGCGCCTGCGCGGCGCTCGACACGATCTACGCGTGGCTCGACGAAAAGCTGGGCGACGGCGGCTGGGCCTGCGGCGCCGACTTCACCATCGCCGACTGCGCGGCGGCGCCCGCGCTGTTCTACGCGGACTGGGTGCGCCCGATCGACCCCGTGCACGTGCGGCTCAAGGCCTATCGCGCCCGGCTGCTGGCACGCCCGTCCGTCGCCCGCTGCGTGGAGGGCGCCCGCCCGTACCGTGCCTTCTTCCCGCCCGGCGCGCCGGATCGGGATTGA
- a CDS encoding threonine ammonia-lyase yields the protein MASPPEPRRLPTLADVEQAARAIAGAVADTPFMLSETLSASAGCNLYLKFENLQFTASFKERGALSKLLSLSAAERAAGVCAMSAGNHAQGVAYHAHRLGIAATIVMPEGTPLTKISRTRDHGANVIVHGGNLGAALALANELAARDGMTFVHPYADPAVIAGQGTLALEMLGAVPSLDVIVVPVGGGGLISGIAIAAKAIKPSIRVIGVQSEVYQSMACAVARTQPPAADRLTIAEGIAVKEAHPYTREIVSRFVDEMLVVEEAAIERAVADLLAIEKTVAEGAGAAALAGVMSNRERFRGLNVAVPLSGGNIDLRVLASVAMRALVRGGQLMRFAISVNDQPGTLARLATLLGQLGANIIEITHDRLALSSSPKGAVIDVVVEVQDHAHRAVIVDRLREEGFTPTLWQDAV from the coding sequence ATGGCGTCTCCCCCTGAACCCCGGCGGCTGCCGACGCTCGCCGATGTCGAGCAGGCCGCGCGCGCCATCGCGGGCGCGGTCGCGGACACACCGTTCATGCTCAGCGAGACGCTGTCGGCAAGCGCGGGCTGCAACCTCTACCTGAAGTTCGAGAACCTCCAGTTCACCGCCTCGTTCAAGGAACGCGGGGCGCTCAGCAAGCTGCTGTCGCTGTCGGCGGCGGAGCGGGCGGCGGGCGTCTGCGCGATGTCCGCGGGCAACCATGCGCAGGGCGTCGCCTATCACGCGCACCGTCTCGGCATCGCGGCGACGATCGTGATGCCCGAAGGCACGCCGCTCACCAAGATCTCGCGCACGCGCGATCACGGCGCGAACGTCATCGTGCACGGCGGCAATCTCGGCGCGGCGCTCGCGCTGGCGAACGAGCTGGCCGCGCGCGACGGGATGACGTTCGTCCACCCCTATGCCGATCCGGCGGTGATCGCAGGGCAGGGGACGCTGGCGCTCGAGATGCTGGGCGCGGTGCCGTCGCTCGACGTCATCGTCGTGCCCGTGGGCGGCGGCGGGCTCATTTCCGGCATCGCCATCGCGGCGAAGGCGATCAAGCCTTCGATCCGCGTCATCGGCGTGCAGTCGGAGGTGTATCAGTCGATGGCCTGCGCGGTGGCCAGAACGCAGCCGCCCGCCGCGGACCGGCTCACCATTGCGGAGGGGATCGCCGTCAAGGAGGCGCATCCGTACACGCGGGAGATCGTCTCGCGTTTCGTCGACGAGATGCTCGTCGTCGAGGAGGCTGCGATCGAGCGTGCCGTCGCCGACCTGCTCGCCATCGAGAAAACCGTGGCCGAAGGCGCGGGCGCTGCCGCGCTCGCGGGCGTGATGAGCAACCGGGAGCGGTTTCGCGGCCTCAACGTGGCCGTGCCGCTCAGCGGCGGCAACATTGATCTCAGGGTCCTCGCCTCGGTCGCGATGCGCGCGCTGGTGCGCGGCGGGCAGCTCATGCGCTTCGCCATCTCTGTGAACGACCAGCCCGGAACGCTGGCCCGCCTCGCGACGCTGCTCGGCCAGCTCGGCGCCAACATCATCGAGATCACACACGACCGGCTGGCGCTGTCCTCGAGCCCCAAGGGCGCGGTGATCGACGTGGTCGTCGAGGTTCAGGACCATGCCCACCGCGCGGTCATCGTGGACCGGCTGCGGGAGGAGGGCTTCACGCCGACGCTTTGGCAGGACGCCGTCTGA
- a CDS encoding alpha/beta hydrolase, translated as MKTQSIALLLLAAALPVNVAAKAETIEAAPVALEGTEVRSLQSAQGLDYRIFISTPTEQAPPGGWPVVYVLDGNGWFLPFAQLARMVGRRPDHNGRLPAVVVGIGYPGERPFHSERRTWDFTPPVALREPPPAPGGKPWSRTGGSEDFLDFLKTRVKPMIEAEFRIDTGRQALYGHSLGGLFALHAAFTRPDSFQYFGAMSPSIWWNKTYVTDEEKAFPAVLAKHKGRVNLFIGVGAGELPHMVGDADAMAKRIAAAKYDGLDFTYVAFPGEEHISVATPAFTRFYDAVFAATETDKASYLKAYDLGQDAKALEDADAYFRLTPQRQAAVRRAGRSLANADPAAFDRRLRGWIAALPAHARGAVQKQHDLWDRRTGTVPVPY; from the coding sequence ATGAAAACACAGTCCATCGCCTTGCTGCTTCTCGCCGCCGCGCTTCCCGTGAACGTCGCCGCGAAGGCCGAAACCATCGAGGCCGCACCGGTCGCGCTCGAAGGAACGGAGGTCCGTTCGCTCCAGTCGGCGCAGGGCCTCGACTACCGCATCTTCATCTCCACGCCCACGGAGCAGGCGCCGCCGGGCGGCTGGCCCGTGGTCTATGTGCTCGACGGAAACGGCTGGTTCCTGCCGTTCGCGCAGCTCGCGCGCATGGTCGGCCGCCGCCCCGATCACAACGGGCGGCTTCCGGCCGTCGTCGTCGGCATCGGCTATCCCGGCGAGCGGCCGTTCCATTCCGAACGCCGGACGTGGGATTTCACGCCGCCCGTCGCGCTCCGCGAGCCGCCGCCCGCGCCCGGCGGCAAGCCGTGGTCGCGCACCGGCGGGTCGGAGGATTTCCTCGACTTCCTCAAGACGCGCGTGAAGCCGATGATCGAGGCCGAGTTCAGGATCGACACCGGGCGGCAGGCGCTCTACGGCCACTCGCTCGGCGGCCTGTTCGCGCTGCACGCCGCGTTCACGCGGCCGGACAGCTTCCAGTATTTCGGCGCGATGAGTCCGTCGATCTGGTGGAACAAGACTTATGTGACGGACGAGGAGAAGGCGTTTCCCGCCGTGCTCGCGAAGCACAAGGGGCGGGTCAACCTCTTCATCGGCGTCGGCGCGGGCGAGCTTCCGCACATGGTCGGCGATGCCGACGCGATGGCGAAGCGGATCGCGGCGGCGAAATACGACGGCCTCGATTTCACCTACGTCGCCTTTCCGGGCGAGGAGCATATCTCCGTCGCGACACCGGCGTTCACGCGTTTCTACGACGCCGTGTTCGCGGCGACGGAAACGGACAAGGCGAGCTATCTGAAGGCCTACGACCTCGGGCAGGATGCGAAGGCGCTCGAAGACGCGGACGCCTATTTCAGGCTGACGCCCCAGCGGCAGGCCGCCGTGCGCCGCGCCGGGCGCAGCCTCGCCAATGCCGATCCCGCGGCGTTCGACCGGCGGCTGCGCGGCTGGATCGCGGCGCTTCCGGCGCACGCGCGCGGCGCGGTGCAGAAGCAGCACGATCTCTGGGATCGCAGGACCGGCACCGTGCCGGTTCCCTACTGA
- a CDS encoding alpha/beta hydrolase has product MAETIDRRCLLGGAATAGAVLMSRPAAAETAAAVTVRNSAEFALVNADGYAYRIQVSLPLQPAPAEGFPVLYVLDGNSAFGTVTDMVRVQSRFPQDTGIPPAIVVGIGYPIDGPFDPVRRVFDLTVPTAASEFPPRPDGKPRDENATGGADAFARFIIETVQPEIARRWKVDRNRQILAGHSLGGLFCLHTMFHHFGHFRGYIALSPSVWWKRRYILAAARDFVARQQVRVWTESLFIGVGEREQDGSEPEETRMVDNARLVSEALRPLAARGLASGFAVAPDEHHRSAVPALISRASRFVFAAMA; this is encoded by the coding sequence ATGGCGGAAACGATCGACCGCCGCTGCCTGCTCGGCGGGGCCGCAACCGCCGGGGCCGTGCTGATGTCGCGGCCGGCGGCGGCCGAAACCGCCGCAGCCGTGACCGTTCGCAACAGCGCCGAATTCGCGCTCGTGAATGCGGACGGCTACGCCTACCGGATTCAGGTTTCGCTGCCGCTCCAGCCCGCGCCGGCGGAAGGGTTTCCGGTGCTCTACGTGCTCGACGGGAATTCCGCGTTCGGCACCGTGACGGACATGGTGCGCGTGCAGAGCCGCTTCCCGCAGGACACGGGCATCCCGCCCGCGATCGTCGTCGGCATCGGCTATCCGATCGACGGCCCGTTCGATCCGGTGCGGCGCGTGTTCGATCTCACCGTGCCGACGGCGGCGTCGGAATTCCCGCCGCGGCCGGACGGCAAGCCGCGCGACGAGAACGCCACCGGCGGCGCCGACGCGTTCGCGCGCTTCATCATCGAAACGGTGCAGCCCGAAATCGCACGGCGCTGGAAGGTCGACCGCAACCGGCAAATCCTCGCCGGACATTCGCTCGGCGGGCTGTTCTGCCTGCACACGATGTTCCACCATTTCGGGCATTTCCGCGGCTACATCGCGCTCAGCCCCTCGGTGTGGTGGAAACGGCGCTACATCCTCGCGGCCGCGCGGGATTTCGTGGCGCGGCAGCAGGTGCGGGTGTGGACCGAAAGCCTGTTCATCGGCGTCGGCGAACGCGAGCAGGACGGCAGCGAGCCCGAGGAGACGCGGATGGTCGACAATGCGCGGCTGGTCTCGGAGGCGTTGCGGCCGCTCGCCGCGCGCGGTCTCGCAAGCGGCTTCGCGGTCGCGCCGGACGAGCACCACCGCTCCGCCGTCCCCGCATTGATCAGCCGGGCCTCGCGCTTCGTCTTCGCCGCCATGGCGTGA
- a CDS encoding S10 family peptidase, which yields MRKLMISLWKHGRAGSPGTDRLSKRGIGSAARLRRIGLAAGFILLLAPTAAVQAETSKLPEAVTRQASVRLGDGRSLAYQVTAGALPVEGPGGELLGEVSYTAYVAAGQERARRPVTFAFNGGPGASSVFLHIGLLGPKRVDFAVAGSTPSDATPLLDNPDTWLAFTDLVFVDPVGTGFSKAHAAPDAARKHFFGTRQDADYLSGFVARWLAKNGRMASPKYLVGESYAGIRVPKMAYRLVKVEGVAVSGIILLSPLLNSVMSAEPDISPLPWVSRLPSMAATHLERQGKLTDAAMREVETYARGDYIRDLMLGREDPAAATRAADRVADLIGLPAETVRRLGARVSNLVYTRELEKEKGVFVSAYDPVVTNFDPYPFSAERQGDDAILQGSIAPLTSAIVHYVTQDIGWKPENTYMTLNIPLNRGWDSGEGLQESVSDLRKAMAMDGNMKLLISHGYTDLRTPYFASKLAFGQLPPMGDAGRARFTVYPGGHMFYSRADSRAAYMRDVRWAYSRGN from the coding sequence TTGCGCAAACTCATGATTTCGTTGTGGAAACACGGTCGCGCAGGATCGCCGGGCACCGATCGGCTGTCGAAGCGCGGGATCGGATCGGCCGCGAGGCTGCGGCGAATCGGCCTGGCCGCCGGTTTCATCCTGCTGCTGGCGCCGACCGCCGCCGTGCAGGCCGAAACTTCGAAGCTCCCCGAGGCGGTGACGCGGCAGGCGTCGGTGCGGCTCGGCGACGGCCGCTCGCTCGCCTATCAGGTCACGGCGGGCGCGCTTCCGGTCGAAGGGCCGGGCGGCGAACTCCTCGGCGAGGTCAGCTACACGGCCTATGTGGCGGCGGGGCAGGAGAGGGCGCGCCGTCCCGTGACCTTCGCGTTCAACGGCGGTCCCGGCGCGTCATCGGTGTTCCTCCACATCGGCCTCCTTGGCCCGAAGCGCGTCGACTTCGCCGTTGCCGGGTCGACGCCTTCGGATGCCACGCCGCTCCTCGACAATCCCGATACGTGGCTCGCCTTCACCGATCTCGTGTTCGTCGATCCGGTCGGCACCGGCTTCAGCAAGGCGCACGCCGCGCCGGACGCCGCGCGCAAGCATTTCTTCGGGACGCGTCAGGACGCCGATTATCTGTCCGGCTTCGTCGCCCGCTGGCTTGCGAAGAACGGCCGCATGGCGTCGCCCAAGTATCTGGTCGGCGAAAGCTACGCGGGCATCCGCGTGCCCAAGATGGCGTACCGGCTGGTGAAGGTGGAAGGCGTCGCGGTCTCCGGCATCATCCTGCTGTCGCCGCTGCTCAATTCCGTGATGTCGGCGGAGCCCGACATTTCGCCGCTGCCGTGGGTGTCGCGCCTGCCGTCGATGGCGGCGACGCATCTCGAACGGCAGGGCAAGCTCACCGACGCCGCGATGCGCGAGGTCGAGACCTATGCGCGCGGCGACTATATCCGCGACCTGATGCTCGGCCGCGAAGACCCCGCCGCCGCCACCCGCGCGGCGGACAGGGTCGCCGACCTGATCGGGCTGCCGGCGGAAACGGTGCGCCGCCTCGGCGCGCGCGTCAGCAACCTCGTCTACACGCGCGAACTCGAAAAGGAGAAAGGCGTCTTCGTCAGCGCCTACGACCCGGTCGTGACCAACTTCGATCCCTATCCGTTTTCCGCCGAGCGGCAGGGCGACGACGCGATCCTGCAAGGCAGCATCGCGCCGCTCACCTCCGCGATCGTCCATTATGTGACGCAGGACATCGGCTGGAAGCCCGAGAACACCTACATGACGCTGAACATCCCGCTCAATCGCGGCTGGGACAGCGGCGAGGGCTTGCAGGAGTCGGTCAGCGACCTCCGCAAGGCGATGGCGATGGACGGCAACATGAAGCTGCTCATCTCCCACGGCTACACCGATCTGCGCACGCCCTATTTCGCGAGCAAGCTGGCGTTCGGGCAGCTCCCGCCGATGGGCGACGCGGGAAGAGCGCGCTTCACCGTCTATCCCGGCGGGCACATGTTCTATTCGCGCGCCGACAGCCGCGCCGCCTACATGCGCGACGTGCGCTGGGCCTACAGCCGGGGGAACTGA
- a CDS encoding TonB-dependent receptor domain-containing protein, whose translation MTKKILYISGISVLALAATAARAQTGVVAGEEIVVTGSNIRGVAPTGAPLLTIGTEDILQSGKASVSEYLRDLPQNFQGGVESDQLSVGVSRIGNNGANVSAGQGLNLRGLGPLSTLTLVNGRRMPGSGQYAEFVDISNIPLAVIERVEVVTDGASAIYGSDAVGGVVNFILKKRFTDPVTTLRYGEATQGGGRLTQFSQTLGTTWDTGDISVAYEFSKQTRIRAEDRDFTYGANFESVGGINWRRLNNRFGVQANITGAAAGATANPTYIIPPNQNGVGLTAADLLPAAGNPFSTNDPYDEVDLSPRQERHSVYVAWNQDVGNASLHADFRYTRRRGHAYLGYTSLGLQGAAVRDTNPYFITNPTNLPGLYATRAFRPGLPVENLINVNYLVTEKVLESDYAVDSYGASLVADIPLFSDWQAEVSFTYGAEDQSRRSDALRNGANNFDQILMGGNLVQAPNSLDCAVMGVPSTYAGTDPTKQFCAALGYVPFNPFTSIANNSPEAVSQVIGFQTLSFLSQVWQGMAKADGTLFEIPGGAVKLAGGIDIRHEKISGNLLYNTASIDTEYVKYNTHSRTVGALYGEVLVPLVGADNAMPFVQELDLSFALRHEKYFDYTSTTNPKASFRWKPAGDLTLRGTWGTSFHAPGLRDRDTGPAPVGGGNAISMSDRGYSVPCGNTVVEQNVTGAPGTNCTVTTLVVVGGNPDLRPEKAETFSFGFEYQPSFVPGLRLEANYFDVKIKDRIRIISGGDVPVYLADAVTNPNSIFADLFVFDPSPELVASLMADPRYSGQVTSIFRTPDEVAMVAYATYRNFGALKERGLDMRVDYQIPTERLGTFQLAANATKLFSYKLQSAPGAAYQSLLNVYQGALANPVSFRTQGRLSWQGEHLGLSATVNYIGAYRNMTVYAMNPAGTAAVLQPGETRRIDDWTTVDLQASYAFKADSGFLSGLVATLSAVNVFDKDPPFVDGGAPNRARPDAYDANNASGRGRFVSFQLTKRF comes from the coding sequence ATGACGAAGAAAATTCTTTATATTTCAGGTATTTCCGTTCTCGCGCTGGCAGCCACAGCGGCGCGGGCGCAAACCGGCGTCGTGGCCGGCGAGGAGATCGTCGTCACCGGCAGCAACATCCGCGGCGTCGCGCCGACGGGTGCGCCGCTCCTCACCATCGGTACCGAGGACATCTTGCAATCGGGCAAGGCGAGCGTTTCCGAATATCTGCGCGACCTGCCGCAGAACTTTCAGGGCGGCGTCGAAAGCGACCAGCTCAGCGTCGGCGTCTCGCGCATCGGCAACAACGGCGCCAACGTCTCGGCCGGACAGGGCCTGAACCTGCGCGGCCTCGGCCCGCTCTCGACGCTGACGCTCGTCAACGGCCGCCGGATGCCCGGCTCGGGCCAGTACGCGGAATTCGTCGACATCTCGAACATCCCGCTCGCCGTCATCGAGCGCGTCGAGGTGGTGACGGACGGCGCATCGGCTATCTACGGCTCCGATGCCGTCGGCGGTGTCGTGAACTTCATCCTGAAGAAACGCTTCACCGATCCCGTGACGACGCTGCGCTACGGCGAGGCGACGCAGGGCGGCGGACGCCTCACCCAGTTCAGCCAGACGCTCGGCACGACATGGGACACCGGCGACATCTCCGTCGCCTACGAATTCAGCAAGCAGACCCGCATCCGCGCCGAGGACCGCGATTTCACCTACGGCGCGAACTTCGAGTCCGTCGGGGGCATCAACTGGCGGCGTCTCAACAACCGTTTCGGCGTGCAGGCGAACATCACCGGCGCCGCAGCGGGCGCGACGGCGAATCCCACCTACATCATTCCGCCGAACCAGAACGGCGTCGGGCTCACCGCCGCCGATCTGCTTCCGGCCGCCGGCAATCCCTTCAGCACGAACGACCCCTACGACGAGGTCGACCTCAGCCCGCGGCAGGAGCGCCACAGCGTCTACGTCGCGTGGAACCAGGACGTCGGGAACGCCTCCCTCCACGCCGATTTCCGCTACACGCGCCGCCGCGGCCACGCCTATCTCGGCTACACGTCGCTCGGCCTTCAGGGTGCGGCGGTTCGCGACACCAACCCCTATTTCATCACCAATCCCACCAATCTTCCGGGCCTGTATGCGACGCGCGCGTTCCGGCCCGGGCTGCCGGTGGAGAACCTCATCAACGTCAACTATCTCGTCACCGAGAAGGTTCTGGAAAGCGACTACGCCGTCGACAGCTACGGCGCGTCGCTGGTGGCCGACATCCCGCTGTTCAGCGACTGGCAGGCCGAAGTCTCCTTCACCTACGGGGCGGAGGACCAGTCGCGGCGTTCGGACGCGCTGCGCAACGGTGCCAACAATTTCGACCAGATCCTGATGGGCGGCAATCTGGTGCAGGCGCCGAACTCGCTCGACTGCGCCGTGATGGGCGTCCCCTCCACCTATGCGGGCACGGACCCGACCAAGCAGTTCTGCGCCGCGCTCGGCTACGTTCCGTTCAACCCGTTCACGTCGATCGCGAACAACAGCCCGGAGGCGGTTTCGCAGGTGATCGGCTTCCAGACGCTGTCGTTCCTGTCGCAGGTCTGGCAGGGCATGGCGAAGGCGGACGGCACGCTGTTCGAGATTCCGGGCGGCGCGGTGAAGCTCGCCGGCGGCATCGACATCCGCCACGAGAAGATCTCGGGCAACCTCCTCTACAACACCGCCAGCATCGACACGGAATACGTGAAGTACAACACGCACTCGCGCACCGTGGGCGCGCTCTACGGCGAGGTGCTCGTCCCGCTCGTCGGCGCCGACAACGCGATGCCGTTCGTGCAGGAGCTCGACCTCTCCTTCGCGCTGCGGCACGAGAAGTATTTCGACTACACCTCGACCACCAATCCCAAGGCGAGCTTCCGCTGGAAACCGGCGGGCGACCTGACGCTGCGCGGCACATGGGGCACGTCGTTCCACGCGCCCGGCCTTCGCGACCGCGACACCGGCCCGGCCCCCGTCGGCGGCGGCAACGCCATCTCGATGTCGGACCGCGGCTACAGCGTCCCCTGCGGCAACACCGTCGTCGAGCAGAACGTCACCGGCGCGCCCGGCACCAACTGCACGGTCACGACCCTCGTCGTCGTCGGCGGCAATCCGGACCTGAGGCCGGAGAAGGCCGAAACCTTCTCGTTCGGCTTCGAATACCAGCCTTCGTTCGTGCCCGGCCTGCGTCTGGAGGCGAACTATTTCGACGTGAAGATCAAGGATCGCATCCGCATCATCAGCGGCGGCGACGTGCCGGTCTATCTCGCCGACGCCGTCACCAACCCGAACAGCATCTTCGCCGACCTGTTCGTCTTCGATCCCTCCCCCGAACTCGTCGCCTCGCTGATGGCGGACCCGCGCTATTCGGGTCAGGTGACGTCGATCTTCCGCACGCCCGACGAGGTGGCGATGGTCGCCTACGCGACCTACCGCAACTTCGGCGCGCTGAAGGAACGCGGGCTCGACATGCGGGTCGACTACCAGATCCCGACCGAACGGCTCGGCACCTTCCAGCTCGCCGCGAACGCCACCAAGCTGTTCTCCTACAAGCTGCAATCCGCGCCGGGCGCCGCATACCAGAGCCTGCTCAACGTCTATCAGGGCGCACTCGCGAACCCGGTCTCGTTCCGCACGCAGGGGCGCCTTTCGTGGCAGGGCGAGCATCTCGGCCTTTCCGCGACGGTGAACTACATCGGCGCCTACCGGAACATGACCGTGTACGCGA